The following proteins are co-located in the Streptomyces sp. NBC_00435 genome:
- a CDS encoding LysR family transcriptional regulator, with protein MDLETVRTFVAAADAGQFQEAAAELAVTQQAVSKRIAALERDLGVRLFTRTARGAELTIDGQAFLPHARELLRAAQRAVASVRPGSRPLRVDVLTSRSAQSGLMRGFHRVHPEVDLDVVMLFDIETAVAAIRSGTIDASFRAVAVPGRPLPADIRSVRVLDEPLELLTGPAHALAGARSVSLAQLAGHRIWMPGIVPGTEWAAYYDDLVAEFGLTIEATGPNFGSDALLDTIADTPALATFMGGHTRLVWPDGHGLRRIPVTGPTPVYPHSLLWHRDNPHPALPTLRAHLAATAAGPGAAGTWAPDWVIPAIPGAAPTAARRPGSAPA; from the coding sequence TGGCCGTCACCCAGCAGGCCGTCTCCAAGCGGATCGCCGCGCTGGAGCGCGACCTCGGTGTGCGGCTGTTCACGCGCACCGCGCGCGGCGCCGAGCTCACCATCGACGGGCAGGCGTTCCTGCCCCACGCGCGCGAGCTCCTGCGGGCCGCCCAGCGCGCGGTCGCCTCCGTGCGCCCCGGAAGCCGTCCGCTGCGTGTCGACGTCCTGACCTCGCGCAGCGCGCAATCGGGCCTGATGCGCGGCTTCCACCGGGTGCATCCCGAGGTCGATCTCGACGTGGTGATGCTGTTCGACATCGAGACGGCCGTGGCCGCCATCCGGTCCGGCACCATCGACGCGTCCTTCCGCGCCGTCGCCGTGCCCGGCCGCCCCCTCCCCGCGGACATCCGCTCCGTCCGGGTGCTGGACGAACCGCTCGAGCTCCTCACCGGTCCCGCCCACGCGCTGGCGGGCGCCCGGTCGGTGAGCCTCGCCCAGCTCGCCGGGCACCGGATCTGGATGCCCGGCATCGTCCCCGGTACCGAGTGGGCCGCCTACTACGACGACCTCGTCGCCGAGTTCGGCCTCACCATCGAGGCCACCGGACCCAACTTCGGCTCCGACGCACTCCTGGACACCATCGCCGACACCCCGGCCCTGGCCACCTTCATGGGGGGACACACCCGCCTCGTCTGGCCCGACGGCCACGGCCTGCGCCGCATCCCGGTGACCGGCCCCACGCCCGTGTACCCGCACTCGCTCCTCTGGCACCGCGACAACCCCCACCCGGCGCTGCCCACCCTCCGCGCCCACCTCGCCGCCACGGCGGCCGGCCCCGGAGCAGCCGGAACATGGGCGCCGGACTGGGTGATCCCGGCGATCCCAGGCGCTGCGCCCACAGCCGCGCGAAGGCCGGGCTCAGCTCCAGCATGA
- a CDS encoding molybdopterin-dependent oxidoreductase: MCPLCEATCGLSITLADEVVTRVRGNRDDVFSGGYLCPKGASLGRFDSDPDRLTAPLVRRPDGGFDEVGWDEAFEVVERGLRGVSERYGRDAVALYMGNPVIHTLALPLYMLVLRERLATRNIYSSTTLDTMPKSVACGMMYGDPLAFPLPDIDRTDHMLILGANPMESNGSLWTVADLPGRLRALRARGGRLVVVDPRRTRTADLADEHVPVRPGTDALLLLGIVHTLFEEDLATDPGEGFAGFWQLAAEVKGFAAEEVADACGVPAETIRRLARDLAAAPTAAVYGRLGTCTTEFGTLTSWLVDVVNIITGNFDRPGGVLFGEAPHATRRPAEPFRTGRWHSRVRSLAEVNGELPTATLADEIETPGEGQVRALLCIAGNLVLASPQGERLDGALPGLDFMVCVDPYLNETTRHASVILPPPSALQSPHYDVVLAGRSVRRNARFSPPVRALEPGRPSEAEIMARLVLIASGKSASGDPHSVDEALIDLTLRAASGRPGAPLHGLDTAGAKKELTGDSALERRLDLMLRLGSAGDLFGRRPGGLNLALLKASPNGIDLGALRPRREEVVMTASGLVELCPPAITGDLPRLDARMRDLREGTMVLISRRQLKSVNSWSHNIASLSGGTNRCALEISVEDAGRLGVGAGDRVRVRGRAGEVVVAVEPTDRLREGVVSLPYGWGHGREGSRLSHAAGEPGVSVNALTDNTVLDPLSGTAVFNGVPVRVEKMTEEEREGGQETDTGQQDSE; the protein is encoded by the coding sequence GTGTGCCCGTTGTGCGAGGCCACGTGCGGCCTGAGCATCACACTGGCCGATGAGGTGGTCACCCGGGTGCGGGGCAACCGCGATGACGTGTTCAGCGGGGGATACCTGTGCCCGAAGGGCGCTTCGCTGGGCCGGTTCGACAGTGACCCTGACCGGCTGACCGCACCGTTGGTGCGCCGCCCCGACGGGGGGTTCGACGAGGTCGGCTGGGACGAGGCGTTCGAGGTCGTGGAGCGCGGGCTGCGCGGGGTGAGCGAACGGTACGGCCGTGACGCGGTGGCCCTGTACATGGGCAACCCGGTGATCCACACGCTGGCCCTGCCGTTGTACATGCTGGTACTGCGCGAGCGGCTGGCGACCCGCAACATCTACTCCTCCACCACGCTCGACACCATGCCCAAGAGCGTGGCCTGCGGAATGATGTACGGGGACCCGCTCGCCTTCCCGCTGCCGGACATCGACCGCACCGACCACATGCTGATCCTGGGCGCCAACCCGATGGAATCCAACGGGAGTCTGTGGACGGTCGCCGACCTGCCCGGCCGGCTGCGGGCACTGCGCGCCCGCGGGGGACGCCTCGTCGTCGTGGATCCGCGCCGTACCCGGACCGCGGATCTCGCCGACGAACACGTCCCCGTCCGTCCGGGGACCGACGCGCTGCTGCTCCTGGGCATCGTGCACACCCTGTTCGAGGAGGACCTGGCGACGGATCCGGGCGAGGGCTTCGCCGGGTTCTGGCAACTGGCCGCCGAGGTCAAGGGGTTCGCCGCCGAGGAGGTCGCCGATGCCTGCGGCGTCCCGGCCGAAACGATCCGCCGCCTCGCCCGTGACCTGGCCGCCGCGCCCACGGCCGCCGTGTACGGGCGACTGGGCACGTGCACCACGGAGTTCGGCACGCTCACCAGCTGGCTGGTGGACGTGGTCAACATCATCACCGGGAACTTCGACCGCCCGGGAGGAGTCCTCTTCGGCGAGGCCCCGCACGCCACCCGCCGCCCAGCCGAGCCCTTCCGCACCGGCCGCTGGCACAGCAGGGTCCGCTCGCTGGCGGAGGTCAACGGGGAGCTCCCCACCGCGACCCTCGCCGATGAGATCGAGACCCCGGGCGAGGGGCAGGTACGGGCACTGCTGTGCATAGCCGGGAACCTGGTCCTGGCCTCGCCGCAGGGCGAGCGGCTGGACGGAGCGCTGCCCGGCCTGGACTTCATGGTCTGCGTCGACCCCTACCTGAACGAGACCACCCGCCACGCCTCGGTGATCCTGCCGCCGCCCAGCGCCCTCCAGTCACCGCACTACGACGTGGTCCTGGCCGGCCGGTCCGTCCGCCGCAACGCACGCTTCTCACCGCCCGTGCGCGCCCTTGAGCCGGGGCGCCCCAGCGAGGCGGAGATCATGGCCCGGCTGGTCCTGATCGCCTCGGGCAAGAGCGCTTCCGGCGATCCCCACAGCGTGGACGAGGCCCTCATCGACCTGACCCTCCGGGCCGCCTCCGGCCGCCCGGGCGCACCCCTCCACGGCCTCGACACGGCCGGAGCCAAGAAGGAGCTGACCGGCGACAGCGCCCTGGAGCGGCGCCTGGACCTGATGCTGCGGCTGGGGAGCGCGGGCGACCTGTTCGGCAGACGTCCGGGCGGCCTCAACCTGGCCCTGCTCAAAGCCTCCCCCAACGGCATCGACCTCGGCGCGCTGCGCCCGCGCCGCGAGGAGGTCGTGATGACCGCCTCCGGCCTCGTGGAACTGTGCCCGCCGGCCATCACCGGGGACCTGCCCCGCCTCGACGCGCGCATGCGCGACCTGCGCGAGGGCACCATGGTGCTCATCTCCCGCCGCCAGCTCAAGTCCGTCAACAGCTGGTCCCACAACATCGCCTCCCTGTCCGGAGGAACGAACCGCTGCGCGCTGGAGATCAGCGTGGAGGACGCCGGGCGGCTGGGCGTGGGCGCCGGCGACCGGGTCAGGGTCCGGGGCCGCGCGGGTGAGGTGGTCGTGGCGGTCGAGCCCACCGACCGGCTGCGCGAAGGGGTGGTGAGCCTGCCCTACGGCTGGGGCCACGGCCGCGAGGGCAGCCGACTCTCGCACGCCGCCGGCGAACCGGGCGTGAGCGTGAATGCGCTCACCGACAACACGGTCCTGGACCCGCTGTCGGGAACGGCCGTCTTCAACGGGGTCCCCGTGCGCGTGGAAAAAATGACGGAAGAAGAGCGGGAAGGCGGTCAGGAAACAGATACCGGACAGCAGGATTCCGAATAG
- a CDS encoding SgcJ/EcaC family oxidoreductase has protein sequence MNLVRRIMIPAASLVLLAGAATAANASAEQESSVDETASWANLTCSPTQTAITDVPHRLFDAWNRGDAAGVAAQFTTDGHMIPSNGSYLTSRTAIANFYQGAFAGPLKGTRMIGKPLTVRCLSNNTAVIDGLGGLLKPGDTYTEPEQVPIGQRIIVSWTAVRVDGAYYMKEFQSTPVQG, from the coding sequence ATGAATCTCGTCCGTCGCATCATGATTCCCGCCGCATCCCTGGTGCTCCTGGCCGGAGCGGCCACCGCGGCGAATGCCTCCGCGGAACAGGAGTCCTCCGTGGATGAGACCGCCTCCTGGGCGAACCTGACGTGTTCGCCCACGCAGACCGCCATCACCGATGTGCCGCACCGGCTCTTCGACGCCTGGAACCGTGGGGACGCGGCCGGTGTCGCCGCTCAGTTCACCACGGACGGGCACATGATTCCGAGCAACGGCTCCTATCTCACCAGCCGCACCGCCATCGCGAACTTCTACCAGGGCGCATTCGCGGGTCCGCTCAAGGGAACCCGAATGATCGGCAAGCCGCTGACCGTGCGCTGCCTGTCCAACAACACCGCCGTCATCGACGGCCTCGGTGGTCTGCTCAAGCCCGGCGACACCTACACCGAGCCGGAGCAGGTGCCCATCGGCCAGCGCATCATCGTCTCCTGGACGGCCGTGCGCGTCGACGGCGCCTACTACATGAAGGAATTCCAGAGCACTCCCGTCCAGGGCTGA
- a CDS encoding 3-oxoacyl-ACP reductase family protein, producing the protein MPRTVLVTGGNRGIGLAIAEEFLGRGDRVAVTYRSEPPDGKFLAVQCDVADPEQIDAAFKTVEAEFGPVEILVSNAGITDDRPMLRMQEEQFSRVIDTNLTGGWRCARRALPKMLRGRWGRIVFVSSVAGLRGNQGQVNYAASKAGMVGMARSLARECATSGITVNVVAPGLIDTDMTAALSGTRKATHLAEIPAGRAGRPEDVADTVAWLAGERAGYVTGAVVPVDGGLGMGH; encoded by the coding sequence TTGCCACGCACGGTGCTGGTCACGGGAGGGAACAGGGGGATCGGTCTGGCCATTGCCGAGGAATTCCTCGGCCGTGGCGACCGGGTCGCCGTCACTTATCGGAGTGAACCACCGGACGGGAAATTTCTGGCCGTCCAGTGCGATGTTGCCGACCCGGAACAGATCGACGCCGCATTCAAGACCGTCGAAGCGGAATTCGGCCCGGTGGAGATTCTCGTCTCCAATGCCGGGATAACCGATGACCGGCCGATGCTGCGGATGCAGGAAGAGCAGTTCTCCCGGGTCATCGACACCAATCTCACCGGTGGCTGGCGCTGTGCCCGGCGGGCCCTGCCCAAGATGCTCCGCGGCCGGTGGGGACGCATCGTGTTCGTGTCGTCCGTCGCCGGGCTGCGCGGAAATCAGGGCCAGGTCAACTACGCCGCCAGCAAGGCCGGCATGGTCGGCATGGCACGGTCGCTCGCCCGCGAGTGCGCCACGTCCGGCATCACCGTGAACGTGGTGGCGCCCGGCCTCATCGACACCGACATGACCGCGGCCCTGTCCGGGACCCGTAAGGCCACGCACCTGGCGGAGATCCCGGCGGGCCGGGCGGGCCGACCCGAGGACGTGGCCGACACGGTGGCCTGGCTCGCGGGCGAGCGGGCCGGCTACGTCACGGGTGCGGTGGTACCGGTCGACGGCGGCCTGGGAATGGGGCACTGA
- the fabI gene encoding enoyl-ACP reductase FabI: MTPTPTPTPTPTPTTTAGTATGPAAATGGGLLAGRRIVISGVITERSIAFAAARLAQEQGAQIVLTGYGRMSLVELVSRRLPDKPPVVELDVTDPLHLQRLPDLVGERLGGVDGVLHSIAFAPPSCLGGFLTAPWQDVSTAVHTSAYSYVSLAKALLPLMGSGGSVVGLTFDAAKAWPGYDWMGVAKAALESANRYLARELGPQGIRSNLVAAGPLRTSAGKAIPGLARTQDDWAARAPLGWSITDAEPTARACAALLSDWFPATTGEIVHVDGGHHAIGV, encoded by the coding sequence ATGACCCCGACCCCGACCCCGACCCCGACCCCGACCCCGACCACTACGGCCGGCACCGCGACCGGCCCCGCCGCCGCCACCGGCGGCGGGCTGCTCGCGGGCAGGCGCATCGTGATCAGCGGGGTGATCACCGAGCGGTCGATCGCGTTCGCCGCCGCCCGACTCGCCCAGGAACAGGGCGCGCAGATCGTCCTGACCGGATACGGCCGGATGTCCCTGGTCGAGCTGGTCTCCCGCCGGCTGCCCGACAAGCCACCGGTCGTGGAGCTGGACGTGACGGACCCGCTCCATCTCCAGCGCCTCCCCGACCTGGTGGGCGAGCGCCTCGGCGGGGTCGACGGAGTACTGCACTCCATCGCCTTCGCCCCGCCGAGCTGCCTCGGCGGATTCCTCACCGCTCCCTGGCAGGACGTCTCCACCGCGGTCCACACCTCCGCCTACTCCTACGTGTCCCTCGCCAAGGCCCTGCTGCCCCTCATGGGCAGCGGCGGCTCGGTGGTCGGACTGACCTTCGACGCGGCGAAGGCCTGGCCGGGCTACGACTGGATGGGCGTGGCCAAGGCCGCGCTGGAGTCCGCCAACCGTTATCTCGCACGGGAGTTGGGACCTCAGGGCATCCGGTCCAACCTCGTGGCCGCCGGTCCCCTGCGCACCAGCGCCGGCAAAGCCATCCCCGGGCTCGCCCGGACGCAGGACGACTGGGCGGCGAGGGCACCGCTGGGCTGGAGCATCACCGACGCCGAGCCCACCGCCCGGGCCTGCGCCGCGCTGCTCTCGGACTGGTTCCCGGCGACCACGGGCGAGATCGTCCACGTCGACGGCGGGCACCACGCCATCGGCGTCTGA
- a CDS encoding MBL fold metallo-hydrolase yields the protein MTSQSTAAQPAVTVVGGPTVVIDLGGLRFVTDPTFDTAGSSYELGPVALHKLADPALAPDAIGTVAAVLLSHDQHPDNLDVAGRAFLKEAALVLTTEQSAERVGGTGLAPWAEHVLERPDGGRLVVTAVPAQHGPAGTEPMLGAVTGFLLSGEGLATVYVSGDNVSLEPVRALAKRVGEDGIDLAVLHVGAAQLAPFGPTLLSMTAEQALETAQLLGARKVLAVHQDGWQHFTQGQDAVTEAFARAGVEERLVVGEPGSRLGL from the coding sequence ATGACTTCGCAAAGCACCGCCGCGCAGCCCGCCGTCACCGTGGTGGGCGGTCCCACCGTGGTCATCGACCTGGGCGGACTGCGGTTCGTGACCGACCCGACCTTCGACACCGCCGGCTCCTCCTACGAGCTGGGCCCGGTCGCCCTGCACAAGCTGGCCGACCCGGCGCTGGCCCCCGACGCGATCGGCACGGTCGCGGCCGTACTGCTGTCGCACGACCAGCACCCCGACAACCTCGACGTGGCCGGGCGCGCCTTCCTCAAGGAGGCCGCTCTGGTCCTCACCACCGAGCAGTCCGCCGAGCGCGTCGGCGGTACGGGGCTGGCGCCGTGGGCCGAGCACGTGCTGGAGCGCCCTGACGGCGGCCGGCTCGTGGTCACCGCCGTTCCCGCGCAACACGGTCCGGCGGGGACCGAGCCGATGCTCGGCGCCGTCACCGGGTTCCTCCTCAGCGGTGAGGGCCTGGCGACGGTGTACGTCAGCGGTGACAACGTATCCCTGGAGCCGGTGCGGGCCCTCGCGAAGCGCGTCGGTGAGGACGGCATCGACCTGGCGGTGCTGCACGTGGGCGCCGCTCAACTCGCCCCGTTCGGGCCGACCCTGCTTTCGATGACCGCCGAGCAGGCACTGGAGACGGCGCAGTTGCTCGGTGCCCGCAAGGTGCTCGCCGTGCACCAGGACGGCTGGCAGCACTTCACGCAGGGCCAGGACGCCGTCACCGAGGCATTCGCTCGGGCGGGCGTGGAGGAGCGGCTCGTGGTGGGCGAGCCGGGCAGCCGTCTCGGCCTCTGA
- a CDS encoding 4'-phosphopantetheinyl transferase family protein: protein MTAPRAPAARVRVGPGLVRAWWADGRGLSARAVDQLAAGALGPRERLRYDAVHDPVGRAEFVLARFLLRTALGRALGRPPTRVPLAVDAAGRPWVAGAPGVDVSVAHAAGLVAVAVGTGLAPRTRIGVDVEEVRAVPRADALAGRLFSPAERARLDAAAGPAGDRLWLDIWTRREAYVKALGTGVRAMAGAPDQGVGHLWQPLRLPRGFTGGLVVVDRDPHRGPGSGS, encoded by the coding sequence GTGACGGCCCCGCGCGCCCCGGCGGCGCGGGTGCGCGTGGGGCCCGGCCTGGTGCGCGCCTGGTGGGCCGACGGGCGCGGCCTGTCGGCCCGTGCGGTGGACCAGCTGGCGGCCGGCGCGCTGGGGCCGCGGGAGCGTCTGCGGTACGACGCCGTCCACGATCCGGTCGGACGCGCCGAGTTCGTCCTTGCCCGGTTCCTGCTGCGCACCGCGCTGGGCCGGGCGCTCGGGCGCCCGCCCACCCGCGTACCGCTTGCCGTGGATGCGGCGGGCCGGCCGTGGGTGGCGGGGGCACCGGGCGTGGACGTGAGCGTCGCGCACGCCGCGGGCCTGGTCGCCGTAGCCGTGGGCACCGGCCTGGCGCCCCGTACCCGCATCGGTGTCGACGTCGAGGAGGTCCGCGCGGTGCCCCGGGCCGACGCCCTGGCCGGCAGGCTCTTCTCCCCCGCGGAACGCGCCCGTCTGGACGCGGCCGCCGGCCCCGCCGGGGACCGGCTCTGGCTGGACATCTGGACCAGGCGGGAGGCGTACGTGAAGGCCCTGGGCACCGGGGTCCGAGCGATGGCCGGCGCCCCGGACCAGGGCGTCGGGCACCTGTGGCAACCGCTGCGACTACCGCGCGGATTCACCGGGGGCCTGGTGGTCGTGGACCGGGATCCCCATCGTGGACCGGGATCCGGATCGTGA
- a CDS encoding acyl carrier protein produces MSGVAEQTTQQETERVAAQPAPTGFDAVIHYLLGKRPGLTEIDPELDLVENRILDSLGFVNFLYVLEEQTGEEILMENVTPSDFRTINAIRKRFFHESDQSGS; encoded by the coding sequence ATGAGCGGGGTCGCGGAGCAGACGACGCAGCAGGAGACGGAACGGGTTGCGGCACAACCGGCACCGACCGGTTTCGATGCCGTGATCCATTACCTGCTGGGCAAGAGGCCCGGACTCACCGAGATCGACCCGGAACTCGACCTCGTCGAGAACCGCATCCTCGACTCGCTCGGATTCGTCAACTTCCTCTACGTACTGGAGGAGCAGACGGGCGAGGAGATCTTGATGGAGAACGTCACACCTTCGGATTTCCGCACGATCAACGCCATTCGAAAGAGGTTCTTCCATGAGTCCGACCAGTCCGGCTCCTGA
- a CDS encoding diiron oxygenase, whose translation MSVPVLQADEQLQSILDRLVAMSERDHYDPYTMFDWPDSLPEDEYWMSPELLSIHGTKVAESFTEEQKWAISKWESVNFYSLNVDGIRELITEIIARIHTKDFALSSEYFHHMIGEENSHMWFFARFCLLYGGKVYPDKGVQLEMKSEGESAHFLVFARLLLFEEVVDFFNKRMGDDERLHPTIRKINAIHHQDESRHVAFGRQIVAHLHRQLRQKLSTEELAELELYLKRYLRKSVDGLVNPAAFKDAGIPNPYQVRNEILADPAFHELERKMLKRSMSFLVNEGIFTDDVLPRS comes from the coding sequence ATGAGCGTGCCCGTGCTGCAGGCCGACGAGCAGCTGCAGTCCATACTCGACCGGCTCGTAGCGATGTCCGAGCGGGACCACTACGACCCCTACACGATGTTCGACTGGCCCGATTCGCTGCCCGAGGACGAGTACTGGATGTCCCCGGAGCTGCTGTCCATCCACGGGACCAAGGTGGCCGAGTCGTTCACCGAGGAGCAGAAGTGGGCGATCAGCAAGTGGGAGAGCGTCAACTTCTACAGCCTGAACGTCGACGGCATCCGTGAGCTGATCACCGAGATCATCGCGCGGATCCACACGAAGGACTTCGCACTGTCCTCCGAGTACTTCCACCACATGATCGGCGAGGAGAACTCGCACATGTGGTTCTTCGCCCGGTTCTGCCTGCTGTACGGCGGCAAGGTCTACCCCGACAAGGGCGTTCAGCTGGAGATGAAGTCCGAGGGGGAGTCCGCGCATTTCCTGGTCTTCGCCCGTCTCCTGCTCTTCGAAGAGGTCGTCGACTTCTTCAACAAGCGGATGGGTGACGACGAGCGGCTGCACCCGACCATCCGCAAGATCAACGCGATCCACCACCAGGACGAGTCCCGGCACGTGGCCTTCGGGCGGCAGATCGTGGCGCACCTGCACCGGCAGCTGCGCCAGAAGCTCAGCACGGAGGAGCTGGCCGAGCTCGAGCTGTACCTCAAGCGGTACCTGCGCAAGTCCGTGGACGGGCTGGTGAACCCCGCGGCGTTCAAGGACGCCGGCATCCCGAACCCGTACCAGGTGCGCAACGAGATCCTCGCCGACCCGGCCTTCCACGAGCTGGAGCGCAAGATGCTGAAGCGTTCGATGAGTTTCCTGGTGAACGAGGGCATCTTCACCGACGACGTTCTGCCGCGCTCATGA
- a CDS encoding AMP-binding protein produces MSTPDSGAPAAYVTSAIAQFTARGERTALIHGERSMSFSELLSLAYRTARVLKDKGLGRGDRLVLLAANPIEMSAVGLAAHLLGISYTPVYAAGGEQVAEHILRDAAPAAVILACAGPILPAHRMIAIARSAGVELLFGLGPGPDPGVVDLLAEAAGRSDDPLPVEAQEGDVARVLYTGGTTGLPKGVVYTFGALTAAAGAWAGAAPPPGLRFLAMTPMAHAAGAIACGLLRHHVSVELFDEFDAELLLERIGEASAEGRPVTTYLYPPYLYRLLDHPGLARTDLSGLAIVTYGSAPMAPHRLAQAVRSLGPRLRQSYALTEAIAITSLGPEDHAAAAGSRPELFTSVGRAVPGVALRVTGADGRALAPRSEGAVEVSGPTVMAGYWQRPDLSGQVLREGWLRTGDAGRIDEDGYLYLTGREKDLVIVDGTNCYPQAVENLLSAHPAVGRAAVIGVPDARTGEALVAVCVAAPDGRAAGPGGRAEVVAELRASVGEALGAAHVPARFEFVTDIPTASYGKPDKATLRALFSEVPPTPPTSLTSLTSLVP; encoded by the coding sequence GTGAGCACGCCCGACTCCGGCGCACCCGCCGCGTACGTCACCAGCGCCATCGCCCAGTTCACCGCCCGCGGCGAGCGGACCGCGCTGATCCACGGCGAGCGGAGCATGAGCTTCTCGGAGCTGCTCTCGCTGGCCTACCGCACGGCCCGGGTCCTGAAGGACAAGGGCCTGGGCCGTGGCGACCGGCTCGTGCTGCTGGCCGCCAACCCCATCGAGATGTCGGCCGTGGGGCTGGCCGCGCACCTCCTGGGCATCAGCTACACCCCGGTGTACGCGGCCGGCGGCGAGCAGGTCGCCGAGCACATCCTGCGCGACGCCGCTCCCGCCGCCGTGATCCTGGCCTGCGCCGGGCCGATCCTGCCCGCGCACCGCATGATCGCCATCGCGCGTTCGGCCGGGGTGGAGCTGCTGTTCGGCCTCGGTCCCGGCCCGGACCCCGGGGTGGTCGACCTGCTCGCGGAGGCCGCCGGCCGGTCCGACGACCCGTTGCCCGTGGAGGCGCAGGAGGGGGACGTCGCCCGGGTGCTGTACACGGGCGGCACCACCGGGCTGCCCAAGGGGGTCGTGTACACCTTCGGCGCGCTGACCGCGGCCGCCGGGGCCTGGGCGGGTGCCGCGCCGCCTCCGGGGCTGCGCTTCCTGGCGATGACCCCGATGGCGCACGCGGCCGGCGCGATCGCCTGCGGTCTGCTGCGCCACCACGTGAGCGTCGAGCTGTTCGACGAGTTCGACGCGGAGCTGCTGCTGGAGCGGATCGGCGAGGCGTCCGCAGAGGGCCGCCCGGTCACCACCTACCTCTACCCGCCCTACCTCTACCGGCTCCTGGACCACCCCGGTCTGGCGCGCACCGACCTGTCCGGGCTCGCGATCGTCACCTACGGCAGCGCACCCATGGCCCCGCACCGGCTCGCCCAGGCGGTCCGCAGCCTGGGTCCCCGGCTGCGGCAGAGCTACGCCCTGACGGAGGCCATCGCGATCACCAGCCTCGGCCCCGAGGACCACGCCGCGGCCGCCGGGTCCCGGCCCGAGCTGTTCACCTCCGTCGGGCGGGCGGTGCCCGGAGTGGCGCTGCGGGTCACCGGGGCGGACGGCCGGGCACTGGCACCTCGTAGCGAAGGGGCCGTCGAGGTGTCGGGCCCGACCGTGATGGCGGGCTACTGGCAGCGGCCGGACCTGAGCGGGCAGGTGCTGCGCGAGGGCTGGCTGCGCACCGGGGACGCGGGGCGGATCGACGAGGACGGCTACCTGTACCTGACCGGGCGGGAGAAGGACCTGGTCATCGTGGACGGGACCAACTGCTACCCCCAGGCCGTCGAGAACCTGCTCAGCGCCCACCCGGCCGTGGGGCGGGCCGCAGTCATCGGAGTGCCCGACGCGCGCACGGGCGAGGCACTGGTCGCCGTCTGCGTCGCCGCCCCGGACGGGAGGGCCGCCGGACCGGGCGGCCGCGCGGAGGTCGTGGCCGAGCTGCGGGCCTCGGTGGGCGAGGCCCTGGGGGCGGCGCACGTGCCCGCGCGGTTCGAGTTCGTCACGGACATTCCCACAGCCTCCTACGGAAAGCCCGACAAGGCGACCCTGCGCGCGCTGTTCTCAGAGGTGCCCCCGACGCCCCCGACGTCCCTGACGTCCCTGACTTCCCTGGTGCCCTGA
- a CDS encoding L-2-amino-thiazoline-4-carboxylic acid hydrolase, protein MTSSAAQAPGPEGPDGPSADLLRQFWWLHDARWYQGVARRFGQDAANEINAEAMQFVTRRIASAYAREQGLGPDLSAAELATALTGISRWMTGDSVEAANKVTGEESFETVVTRNFALEMLARAGTLEGYECPCPQMRAGWFEGLRTDVGDDRVECLRTGGAACRFVTSTARAGAGDTPGKETP, encoded by the coding sequence GTGACCAGTTCCGCAGCCCAGGCGCCGGGGCCGGAAGGCCCCGACGGGCCCTCCGCCGATCTGCTGCGCCAGTTCTGGTGGCTGCACGACGCCCGCTGGTACCAGGGGGTTGCGCGCCGGTTCGGCCAGGACGCGGCCAACGAGATCAACGCCGAGGCGATGCAGTTCGTGACCCGGCGGATCGCCTCGGCCTACGCCCGCGAGCAGGGGCTGGGGCCGGACCTCTCCGCCGCCGAGCTGGCCACCGCGCTGACCGGTATCTCTCGGTGGATGACCGGGGACAGCGTGGAGGCCGCCAACAAGGTCACCGGCGAGGAGTCCTTCGAGACGGTCGTCACCCGCAACTTCGCCCTGGAGATGCTGGCGCGCGCCGGCACCCTGGAGGGCTACGAATGCCCCTGCCCGCAGATGCGGGCGGGCTGGTTCGAGGGACTCAGGACGGACGTCGGCGACGACCGCGTGGAGTGCCTGCGCACCGGCGGAGCCGCATGCCGCTTCGTCACGAGCACCGCCCGCGCCGGAGCAGGCGACACCCCTGGGAAGGAAACCCCGTGA